A portion of the Sphaerochaeta pleomorpha str. Grapes genome contains these proteins:
- a CDS encoding sodium ion-translocating decarboxylase subunit beta — protein sequence MIGSALNNLWQSTGLFGFLGMAEGFGIGNIIMILIGFVLLYLAIKKGFEPLLLVPIGFGCILSNIPFAFIAGIDPSTGDAGFIKLLFDMGISSGLFPILIFMGVGAMTDFGPLIANPKTLLLGAAAQFGIFVALLGALGLSFIPGINFTLHDAASIGIIGGADGPTAIYVTSRLAADLLGPIAVAAYSYMALVPIIQPPIMRLLTTENERKIRMQQLRPVSKLEKMLFPIVVLTTCAILLPSATPLIGSLMFGNLAKECGVVNRLSDTMQNALMNIVTIFLGLAVGSKMEASHFLNLNTLGILVLGMVAFSIGTGAGVLIAKLMNKLDPKHPVNPLIGSAGVSAVPMAARVSSKVGQESDPQNFLLMHAMGPNVAGVLGSAVAAGVLLAVVPFMEVLA from the coding sequence ATGATTGGTTCCGCACTAAATAACCTCTGGCAGTCCACAGGGCTGTTCGGATTCCTAGGGATGGCAGAAGGCTTCGGGATCGGGAATATCATAATGATCCTGATCGGCTTCGTGCTTCTCTATCTTGCCATCAAGAAGGGGTTCGAACCCCTCTTGCTGGTTCCCATTGGGTTCGGATGTATTCTATCAAACATTCCCTTTGCCTTTATTGCAGGTATCGACCCCTCCACAGGTGATGCTGGCTTTATCAAGCTTTTGTTTGACATGGGCATCAGTTCAGGACTTTTCCCGATCTTGATTTTCATGGGCGTTGGTGCCATGACCGATTTCGGGCCGCTTATTGCAAACCCGAAAACCTTGTTGCTCGGTGCTGCTGCCCAGTTTGGCATTTTCGTTGCCCTGCTCGGAGCCCTCGGCCTGAGTTTCATTCCCGGTATCAACTTCACGTTGCATGATGCTGCCTCCATTGGTATCATCGGAGGAGCGGATGGACCTACGGCAATTTATGTTACCAGCCGTCTGGCCGCGGATCTACTCGGGCCCATTGCCGTTGCAGCCTATAGCTACATGGCCTTGGTTCCTATTATCCAGCCCCCGATCATGCGCCTCTTGACTACCGAAAACGAACGGAAAATCAGGATGCAGCAGCTCAGACCTGTTAGCAAGCTCGAAAAGATGCTTTTCCCTATTGTTGTTTTGACAACCTGTGCAATTCTCCTCCCCTCAGCCACCCCACTCATCGGTTCACTGATGTTCGGTAACCTGGCTAAGGAATGTGGAGTGGTAAACAGGCTCTCCGATACCATGCAGAACGCACTGATGAACATCGTAACGATTTTCCTCGGCTTGGCTGTCGGTTCGAAGATGGAAGCCTCACACTTCCTCAACCTCAACACATTGGGAATTTTGGTTCTCGGTATGGTTGCTTTCAGCATCGGAACCGGAGCAGGCGTCCTTATTGCGAAGTTGATGAACAAGCTCGACCCGAAACACCCGGTCAACCCGCTTATCGGAAGCGCCGGGGTATCGGCAGTTCCGATGGCTGCCCGTGTTTCCAGTAAGGTCGGTCAGGAATCAGACCCCCAGAACTTCTTGCTCATGCATGCCATGGGTCCGAACGTTGCCGGTGTTCTCGGTTCTGCCGTAGCCGCAGGCGTATTGCTTGCAGTTGTCCCTTTCATGGAAGTACTGGCCTAA
- a CDS encoding 1-phosphofructokinase family hexose kinase, which produces MILTVCLNPTFQNTMLFDSFTLGEVNRCITHFLDASGKGMNTARILSQLGEDASLLTHLGGVRKEEMLSLCKKDRVEILHADSESEIRTCTTIISQGQCTELVEEPFAVAPSTELKIRQLYSQALSRAEAVIICGTRAPGYSENLYSDFTFEAKQQGKFVLLDVKGHDLLSSLPFRPDVIKPNLSEFMKTFFDEAIGEQEATEECKAKVIAKLKSLHTLYGCSIVLSRGKADTWLYDGSFYTCPVIPGQVVNTIGCGDTLSAVLTSRLQKGQTLQQAINEATRYATKNAENIHPGNISSEPIQPISY; this is translated from the coding sequence ATGATACTTACCGTATGCCTCAACCCAACCTTCCAGAATACCATGCTTTTCGACTCGTTCACCCTTGGCGAAGTAAACCGTTGCATCACTCATTTTCTCGATGCCTCGGGCAAAGGAATGAATACTGCAAGAATCCTCTCCCAGCTAGGTGAAGATGCTTCCCTGCTCACCCATCTCGGGGGAGTGAGGAAAGAGGAAATGCTCAGCCTGTGCAAAAAAGACAGGGTAGAAATCCTCCATGCAGACAGTGAAAGCGAGATACGGACCTGTACAACCATCATTTCCCAAGGGCAATGCACGGAACTTGTCGAGGAACCCTTTGCAGTAGCCCCTTCCACGGAATTAAAAATCAGGCAACTATATTCCCAGGCTTTGAGCCGGGCAGAGGCAGTCATCATCTGCGGGACACGGGCTCCAGGATATAGCGAGAACCTGTATAGCGACTTCACCTTCGAGGCAAAGCAACAGGGGAAATTCGTGCTTCTGGATGTAAAGGGCCATGACCTGCTTTCCTCCCTTCCCTTTCGTCCCGATGTTATCAAACCGAATCTTTCCGAATTCATGAAAACCTTTTTCGATGAAGCTATCGGGGAGCAAGAGGCAACAGAAGAATGTAAGGCTAAGGTGATTGCCAAGCTGAAAAGCCTCCATACCCTGTATGGATGTTCAATTGTACTCTCCCGGGGCAAAGCCGATACCTGGCTGTACGATGGGTCTTTTTACACGTGTCCGGTTATTCCTGGACAGGTGGTGAACACCATAGGTTGCGGCGATACCTTGAGTGCAGTCCTGACCTCAAGGTTGCAAAAGGGCCAAACTCTGCAACAGGCAATCAATGAAGCAACCCGCTATGCAACAAAGAACGCCGAAAACATCCATCCGGGAAATATCAGTAGCGAACCAATACAGCCAATAAGCTATTAA
- a CDS encoding biotin/lipoyl-containing protein, translating to MKKQVNFMCTAFRDGFQSVYGARVFTKDFMPAVAAAREAGITHFEAGGGARFQSLYFYTNEDAFAMMDEFRTVAGPDADLQTLSRGVNVVGLDSQSRDIIDLHAKLFKKHGISTIRNFDALNDVNNLIDSGRAINEAGLRHEVTVTMMSLPPNTEGAHDPDFYEGVLKQILDAGIKFESVCFKDASGTSTPAYVFETIKRARKLLGKDMNIVFHTHDTAGVSIQQYMCAIEAGANQVDLSMAPASGGTCQPDIVTMWHALRGTDYDLGIDIMKVRKAEEVFKDCMKDYIIPPEAMTVNPEIPFFPLPGGALTANTQMLRDNKMMDKYPAIVEEMGETVAKGGFGTSVTPVSQFYFQQAFNNVMFGPWNKIAEGYGKMVLGYFGKTPVAPDPAVVKAAAEQLKLEPTTKLVADINDADPTKGIKAATALLEAAKLPITDENIFIAASCKEKGILYLTGKAKPNGIRKIDHEAEAAKASGEYTVTVNGKAYGVKLGKANATVNGVEYPMNVVNGIDAAAIAATSAPAVSDGAAGVVLPTGAGVTVKAPMPGLILRLEVKVGQKVTKNQCVLVMEAMKMENEIFAPCDGTVTKICVSQGQQMQNDDDLIVIA from the coding sequence ATGAAAAAGCAAGTTAATTTCATGTGCACCGCATTCCGCGACGGATTCCAGTCTGTCTATGGTGCCCGTGTGTTCACCAAAGATTTTATGCCTGCAGTAGCAGCTGCCCGCGAAGCTGGCATTACCCATTTCGAAGCCGGCGGTGGTGCACGGTTCCAGTCCCTTTATTTCTACACCAATGAAGATGCCTTTGCCATGATGGATGAGTTCCGCACGGTAGCAGGACCTGATGCCGACCTACAGACCCTCTCCCGTGGTGTCAACGTTGTCGGACTCGATTCCCAGTCCAGGGACATCATCGACTTGCACGCCAAGTTGTTCAAGAAGCACGGAATTTCCACAATCAGGAACTTCGACGCCCTCAATGATGTCAACAACCTCATCGACAGCGGACGCGCTATCAACGAAGCCGGACTCAGGCATGAAGTAACCGTCACCATGATGAGCCTTCCCCCGAATACCGAAGGTGCCCATGATCCGGATTTCTACGAAGGCGTACTCAAACAGATCCTCGATGCCGGTATCAAATTTGAATCAGTTTGTTTCAAGGATGCCTCAGGTACTTCTACCCCAGCGTATGTATTCGAGACTATCAAACGCGCACGCAAGTTGCTCGGAAAAGATATGAACATCGTGTTCCACACCCATGATACCGCAGGCGTAAGCATCCAGCAGTATATGTGTGCCATCGAAGCCGGTGCAAACCAGGTTGACCTCTCCATGGCTCCCGCTTCCGGCGGTACCTGCCAGCCTGACATCGTCACCATGTGGCATGCTCTCAGGGGTACCGACTACGACTTGGGAATCGACATCATGAAAGTCCGCAAAGCCGAGGAAGTATTCAAGGATTGCATGAAAGACTACATCATTCCCCCCGAAGCCATGACCGTCAACCCTGAAATCCCCTTCTTCCCGCTTCCAGGCGGTGCCCTTACCGCGAACACCCAGATGCTCCGCGACAACAAGATGATGGATAAATATCCTGCAATCGTCGAAGAGATGGGAGAAACAGTTGCCAAAGGTGGTTTCGGAACTTCTGTTACCCCTGTTTCCCAGTTCTATTTCCAGCAGGCTTTCAACAACGTTATGTTCGGACCTTGGAATAAGATTGCTGAAGGCTATGGAAAGATGGTCCTCGGCTATTTCGGAAAGACCCCTGTCGCCCCCGATCCAGCGGTAGTAAAGGCTGCTGCAGAACAGCTCAAGCTTGAGCCTACCACCAAGCTGGTTGCCGATATCAACGATGCCGACCCTACCAAGGGTATAAAGGCTGCCACTGCGTTGCTTGAAGCTGCAAAGCTCCCGATCACTGACGAAAACATTTTCATTGCAGCTTCCTGCAAAGAAAAAGGTATTCTGTATTTGACCGGCAAGGCAAAGCCGAACGGGATCCGCAAGATTGACCATGAAGCAGAAGCTGCCAAGGCAAGCGGTGAATACACCGTTACCGTCAATGGCAAGGCTTATGGCGTCAAACTCGGAAAAGCCAATGCAACGGTTAACGGCGTAGAGTACCCGATGAATGTCGTAAACGGAATCGATGCTGCAGCCATTGCCGCAACCTCGGCTCCTGCCGTGTCCGATGGGGCAGCAGGTGTAGTCCTGCCTACCGGCGCTGGGGTTACCGTCAAGGCTCCGATGCCTGGTTTGATCCTTCGCCTCGAGGTAAAAGTCGGCCAGAAAGTGACCAAAAACCAGTGCGTGCTCGTCATGGAAGCCATGAAGATGGAAAATGAGATCTTTGCCCCTTGCGACGGTACCGTAACAAAAATCTGTGTAAGCCAAGGCCAGCAGATGCAAAACGATGACGATCTTATCGTAATCGCCTAA
- a CDS encoding alpha/beta hydrolase — translation MKPTVGYSTCIMVIILISVFILLLFWNTALWGYQDKNINDIESDDAACFCEEAKSIVLKANNKKAIILVHGYPSCPRLYTYSAKRFAEAGYDVYAPLLPGFGTDVKEFEKTYFTQWFNYLCRYYETIRASYPTVVVLGTSMGGMMTLKLGEIYSNTPQAPAALVSISAPVVYNSIRDWIFTDIRLSVMRTISLFKPTFAAKTVRGNPKGEDGNELWTGYAGLFINQGLSLINAMGPVRRDLGKISCPLYAIQDVNDKTVPFKNLKIIQRENGSHDFQTLETEMGNYGHTRHALLMYYSIQSELTDSILDFLKDKE, via the coding sequence ATGAAACCTACTGTCGGCTATAGTACCTGTATCATGGTCATTATTCTTATCAGCGTCTTCATTCTCCTCCTGTTCTGGAACACCGCCCTGTGGGGGTATCAGGATAAAAACATCAACGACATCGAAAGCGATGATGCTGCCTGTTTCTGCGAGGAAGCGAAAAGCATTGTCCTGAAGGCAAACAATAAAAAGGCTATCATCCTGGTACATGGATACCCTTCATGCCCCAGATTATATACCTATAGTGCCAAGCGTTTTGCTGAGGCAGGGTATGATGTCTATGCACCCCTTCTGCCCGGTTTCGGTACCGATGTAAAGGAATTTGAGAAGACCTACTTCACGCAGTGGTTCAATTACCTTTGCCGTTATTATGAAACGATCAGAGCTTCCTACCCTACGGTAGTTGTCTTGGGAACAAGCATGGGGGGCATGATGACTCTCAAGCTCGGAGAAATCTACAGCAATACGCCCCAGGCCCCTGCTGCCTTGGTTTCCATCTCCGCTCCCGTAGTCTACAATAGTATCCGCGACTGGATATTTACCGATATCAGGCTTTCTGTCATGCGGACCATTTCCCTTTTCAAACCTACCTTCGCTGCAAAAACCGTGCGTGGAAACCCCAAGGGCGAAGATGGCAATGAACTATGGACGGGGTATGCAGGGTTGTTTATTAACCAAGGACTCAGCCTGATTAACGCCATGGGCCCTGTCAGGAGAGACCTGGGGAAAATCTCCTGCCCGCTCTATGCAATCCAGGACGTCAATGACAAGACGGTCCCTTTCAAGAACTTGAAAATCATCCAAAGGGAGAATGGAAGCCACGACTTCCAGACCCTCGAGACCGAAATGGGCAATTACGGGCATACACGTCATGCGTTGCTCATGTATTATTCTATCCAAAGTGAATTGACCGATTCCATTCTCGATTTTCTCAAAGACAAGGAGTAA
- a CDS encoding deoxycytidylate deaminase, whose amino-acid sequence MAKREDYISWDEYFMGVAVLSSMRSKDPHTQVGACIVNSEKKIVGVGYNGFPIGCNDDEVPWEREGEWLDTKYPYVCHAELNAILNSISSNLKGCTLYVGLFPCNECAKAIIQAGIKEVVYLSDKYAEADNTKASKWMFDQTGVSYRKLAFTHPSITIGF is encoded by the coding sequence ATGGCAAAACGTGAAGACTATATCAGCTGGGACGAGTATTTCATGGGCGTTGCAGTCCTTTCCTCTATGCGGAGCAAGGATCCCCATACGCAAGTAGGTGCCTGTATTGTCAACTCAGAGAAAAAAATCGTTGGCGTCGGCTACAATGGCTTTCCCATCGGATGTAATGATGATGAAGTTCCCTGGGAACGCGAAGGAGAATGGCTTGACACCAAGTACCCCTATGTCTGCCACGCCGAGCTCAATGCAATTCTCAATAGCATCAGCAGCAACCTCAAGGGATGTACGCTCTATGTCGGTCTTTTTCCCTGTAACGAATGTGCAAAGGCAATCATCCAGGCCGGAATCAAGGAAGTGGTATATCTCTCGGACAAATATGCAGAGGCCGATAATACAAAGGCCTCCAAATGGATGTTTGACCAGACAGGGGTCTCCTACCGGAAGCTTGCATTCACCCACCCTTCCATAACTATAGGGTTCTGA
- a CDS encoding BMP family lipoprotein translates to MKKLMTIVLCLAMVSSVAFANGSKETAPVAETKSNVVKIALIIENTVDDKGWGQAMHDGILQAQAALPGRIEYSYSEKMKPVDAGSAARQYVAQGYNIIIGHGAQYKNLMLEMADEYPNVTFAFGTSAEVGPANVFTYMPESEETGYLSGLIAGLTTKENTIGIVGPVDGGDAARYNRGFVLGVQAVNPAAKIMVAHTGSFGDFVKAGEVAQSQIKAGADVLTGSSQQALGALRAVADYKDQPIWWVGQDLAQLSIAEGYKCIAASSYNYASVIIGLIEKHDAGIMGGACIPMNFNNGGFVFKFNDSLKSMYTGAIETKVNEALATFKSKPNTIDWSSVDYAKL, encoded by the coding sequence ATGAAAAAACTAATGACAATTGTCTTATGCCTTGCCATGGTAAGTTCCGTAGCCTTTGCAAACGGAAGCAAAGAAACTGCCCCTGTTGCTGAAACCAAATCAAATGTTGTAAAGATTGCATTGATTATCGAGAATACTGTCGATGACAAAGGGTGGGGTCAAGCAATGCATGACGGCATCCTCCAGGCCCAAGCAGCACTGCCCGGTCGCATCGAATACAGTTACAGCGAGAAAATGAAACCTGTTGATGCAGGTTCCGCTGCCCGCCAGTATGTTGCCCAGGGTTATAATATCATCATTGGACATGGTGCCCAGTACAAGAACCTGATGCTTGAAATGGCTGACGAATATCCTAATGTCACCTTTGCATTCGGAACCAGTGCCGAGGTCGGTCCTGCCAATGTATTTACCTACATGCCTGAAAGCGAAGAAACCGGATATCTCTCTGGCTTGATCGCCGGTCTGACCACCAAAGAAAACACTATCGGTATTGTCGGTCCTGTAGACGGTGGCGATGCTGCCCGTTACAACCGTGGTTTCGTACTCGGCGTACAGGCTGTAAACCCTGCTGCCAAGATCATGGTTGCCCATACCGGATCCTTCGGTGACTTCGTAAAAGCCGGTGAAGTGGCCCAGTCCCAGATCAAAGCCGGTGCAGACGTTCTTACCGGTTCTTCCCAGCAGGCTCTTGGAGCACTCCGTGCTGTTGCAGACTACAAAGATCAGCCCATTTGGTGGGTTGGCCAGGACCTTGCACAGCTCAGTATTGCCGAGGGTTACAAGTGTATCGCAGCTTCTTCCTACAACTATGCTTCAGTCATCATTGGTCTGATCGAGAAACATGATGCCGGTATCATGGGTGGTGCATGCATCCCTATGAACTTCAATAACGGTGGATTCGTATTCAAGTTCAACGATTCTTTGAAGAGCATGTACACTGGAGCAATCGAGACCAAAGTCAACGAAGCTCTCGCAACGTTCAAATCGAAGCCCAATACTATCGATTGGAGTTCTGTAGATTACGCAAAGCTTTAA
- a CDS encoding Mrp/NBP35 family ATP-binding protein, with protein MAEGMDFAERIAEDKAIRAHMDKIGRKILIMSGKGGVGKTTVTINLANALVDSGCTVGILDTDLHGPNVAKMLGCEDGILQTEDGGKSFFPVESRPGLKVMSLAFAIPDKDAPIVWRGPMKMAAIRQFLAQADWGTLDYLLIDSPPGTGDEQLTVCQTIPELTGTIIVTTPQEVAVLDARRSVNFSRKLQVAILGVVENMSGLICPHCNEEIPLFGIGGGKKMAEDMKVPFLGRIPIEVSLREAEDAGKSYLQSQPGSASSMALKQIAQIINAGTACSTSRSTDFAGTETCSASACSSCSSHCTSRKEK; from the coding sequence ATGGCTGAAGGAATGGATTTTGCAGAAAGGATTGCCGAGGATAAGGCAATCAGGGCCCATATGGATAAGATCGGACGCAAGATTCTTATCATGAGCGGCAAAGGTGGGGTTGGAAAAACCACTGTTACCATCAATCTGGCGAATGCGTTGGTAGACAGCGGTTGCACCGTCGGTATCCTCGATACCGACCTCCATGGGCCCAATGTGGCAAAGATGCTTGGATGCGAGGATGGGATTTTGCAGACCGAAGACGGTGGCAAGAGTTTCTTCCCGGTTGAGTCCCGGCCCGGTCTGAAGGTGATGAGCCTTGCTTTCGCTATCCCGGACAAAGATGCCCCCATTGTCTGGCGCGGTCCCATGAAAATGGCAGCGATCCGTCAGTTTCTGGCCCAGGCCGATTGGGGAACGCTCGACTACCTGCTCATCGATTCTCCTCCGGGAACAGGGGATGAGCAGCTGACAGTCTGCCAGACGATTCCCGAGTTGACCGGTACCATCATTGTGACAACCCCCCAGGAAGTTGCCGTTCTCGACGCACGTCGTTCGGTTAATTTTTCACGCAAACTTCAAGTCGCGATTCTTGGGGTCGTTGAGAATATGAGTGGATTGATCTGCCCCCATTGCAATGAGGAAATCCCTCTTTTCGGAATTGGCGGCGGTAAGAAGATGGCCGAGGATATGAAAGTGCCGTTCCTTGGAAGGATTCCCATAGAAGTTTCTTTGCGGGAAGCCGAAGATGCAGGAAAGAGTTATCTGCAGTCTCAGCCGGGTAGTGCCTCTTCGATGGCCCTCAAGCAAATTGCCCAGATAATCAATGCCGGGACTGCTTGTTCTACCTCACGTTCAACAGATTTTGCAGGAACTGAAACCTGTAGCGCTTCTGCTTGTTCTTCCTGTAGTAGCCACTGTACCTCAAGAAAGGAAAAATAG
- a CDS encoding OadG family protein → MIFLAQLPKEQLMEQLQNGLILMLLGMGTVFVFLTLLVFLTKGLSALIRKFAPQKPVTIVKTPASNVAVASGSESEIAAAIVAAFAKSKH, encoded by the coding sequence ATGATATTCTTAGCGCAGCTACCGAAAGAACAACTCATGGAACAGTTGCAGAATGGTTTAATCCTTATGCTTCTTGGAATGGGAACGGTATTCGTGTTTCTTACGCTGCTTGTCTTCTTGACGAAAGGTCTAAGTGCCTTAATCAGGAAGTTTGCCCCCCAGAAACCCGTTACCATCGTAAAAACACCAGCATCAAACGTCGCCGTAGCCTCTGGCTCGGAATCAGAAATCGCAGCAGCTATCGTCGCTGCATTTGCAAAATCAAAACATTAA